The Petrocella atlantisensis genome has a window encoding:
- the fliE gene encoding flagellar hook-basal body complex protein FliE, with amino-acid sequence MNIQPVNQIQSMMAPGKTEVDFKEQSPFKALFDAAMGNLEDTNNLTKKADQMSIDFAVGKIDNIADVMVAQEKASIALQYTVQLRNKLLDAYNEIMRIQL; translated from the coding sequence ATGAACATACAGCCGGTTAATCAGATTCAATCCATGATGGCACCAGGCAAGACGGAAGTGGACTTTAAAGAACAATCCCCATTTAAGGCATTGTTTGATGCAGCCATGGGAAACCTTGAAGATACAAACAATTTAACAAAAAAAGCAGATCAGATGAGTATAGATTTTGCAGTTGGTAAGATAGACAATATTGCAGATGTTATGGTTGCTCAAGAAAAAGCAAGCATTGCCCTTCAATATACGGTTCAATTAAGAAATAAGCTTTTAGATGCCTATAATGAAATTATGAGGATTCAATTATAA
- the flgC gene encoding flagellar basal body rod protein FlgC, translating into MSFFSSMNVSASGMTAQRLRMDTISQNIANVNTTRGEDGGPYRRKTVVFEEIQSRNNFKGMLNEYLNDQSVNGGVKVSKIIEDNKPPIRAYDPTHPDADEEGYVSMPNVNTIEEMTNLISANRSYEANITAFNASKGMISSALNIGR; encoded by the coding sequence ATGTCATTTTTTAGTTCAATGAATGTCAGCGCTTCAGGGATGACCGCTCAGAGACTTCGTATGGATACGATTTCACAGAACATTGCCAACGTTAATACAACCAGAGGCGAAGATGGCGGACCCTATCGTCGTAAAACTGTTGTATTTGAAGAAATTCAAAGCAGAAACAATTTTAAAGGCATGTTAAATGAATATTTAAATGATCAATCTGTTAATGGAGGCGTCAAGGTTTCAAAGATTATAGAAGACAATAAACCACCAATTAGAGCTTATGATCCAACGCATCCGGATGCAGATGAAGAAGGTTATGTTTCTATGCCTAACGTCAATACAATTGAAGAGATGACCAACCTCATATCTGCCAACCGCTCTTATGAAGCGAATATAACAGCATTTAATGCATCCAAGGGCATGATATCCAGTGCACTTAATATCGGAAGGTAA
- the flgB gene encoding flagellar basal body rod protein FlgB, which translates to MINNRLYQTTDIINKALQGSWARNEAITANIANVDTPGYKRQDVVFETYLREAMKGTGKISQEDLSRITPKKIQDMSSASYRLDGNTVDIDTEMGYLAENQLRYNALISQVNYNFSRIKSVLNG; encoded by the coding sequence ATGATTAATAATCGACTTTATCAAACAACCGACATAATTAATAAAGCTTTACAAGGTAGTTGGGCAAGAAATGAAGCGATAACTGCCAACATTGCAAATGTGGATACTCCGGGCTATAAGAGGCAAGATGTGGTTTTTGAGACTTACTTAAGAGAGGCCATGAAAGGTACCGGAAAAATCAGTCAAGAAGATTTATCAAGAATAACACCAAAAAAGATTCAAGATATGAGCTCTGCCAGTTATAGATTGGATGGAAACACGGTGGATATTGACACCGAGATGGGTTATCTTGCTGAAAATCAATTACGTTATAATGCTCTTATTAGCCAAGTGAATTATAATTTCAGTCGAATAAAAAGCGTTCTAAACGGCTAG
- the codY gene encoding GTP-sensing pleiotropic transcriptional regulator CodY produces MSVQLLDKTRKINKLLQKTGTQRVIFTDICEVMSDILNANGLVLSKKGKLLASYSKDGIHDIEELLTDELGELVDEQLNERLLNILSTKENVNMATLGFSERISASKFVGMIVPIDIANERLGTFFIYRNEDMFDIEDIILGEYGATVVGLEIMRSVNDENSEAIRKTSIVKSAIGTLSFSEQEAIKHIFNELEGNEGILVASKIADRVGITRSVIVNALRKFESAGVIESRSLGMKGTYIKVLNDLLLDEIGKI; encoded by the coding sequence TTGAGCGTTCAATTGTTAGATAAAACAAGAAAGATTAATAAGCTACTACAGAAAACAGGGACACAGAGAGTCATTTTTACAGATATCTGTGAGGTAATGAGTGATATACTAAACGCTAATGGACTTGTTCTTAGTAAGAAAGGCAAACTATTGGCATCTTATTCCAAAGATGGTATCCATGACATTGAAGAGCTTTTAACGGATGAACTTGGAGAACTGGTAGATGAGCAGTTGAACGAACGTTTGCTGAATATCTTGTCGACAAAAGAAAATGTCAACATGGCAACACTTGGATTTAGTGAGCGTATTAGTGCCTCCAAATTCGTGGGTATGATTGTACCGATTGATATTGCAAATGAACGACTTGGAACATTTTTCATTTATAGAAATGAAGATATGTTTGATATAGAAGATATTATACTTGGCGAGTACGGTGCAACTGTTGTAGGGCTGGAAATAATGCGCTCCGTCAATGACGAGAATTCGGAAGCCATTCGAAAAACCAGTATTGTAAAATCAGCGATAGGAACCCTATCCTTTTCAGAACAAGAAGCCATTAAACATATATTCAATGAGCTTGAAGGCAATGAAGGTATCCTAGTAGCAAGCAAAATAGCGGACCGTGTTGGCATTACCAGATCAGTCATTGTTAATGCACTCAGAAAATTCGAAAGTGCCGGAGTGATAGAATCAAGGTCACTTGGTATGAAAGGCACTTATATAAAAGTACTTAACGACTTATTATTGGACGAAATCGGAAAAATATAA
- the topA gene encoding type I DNA topoisomerase, translating into MAKNLVIVESPAKAKTIKNFLGPNYKIEASMGHVRDLPKSQLGIDIENDFEPKYITIRGKGELLAKLRKEVKKASKVYLATDPDREGEAISWHLLHSLKLEDKSTFRITFNEITKNAVKDSIKNAREIDMNLVDAQQARRLLDRVVGYKMSPVLWKKVRKGLSAGRVQSITLKLICDREHEINDFIPEEYWSLDAKLEIKETKDIFTAKFYGTLDEKIELKNQKQVQDILEELKGKTFKISQIQEKERKKKTVLPFTTSTLQQEASKKLNFTAIKTMRIAQQLYEGIEVKDEGTIGLITYLRTDSTRISDEAHNNVIEYITNNYGEAYANKTHSQEKKEGVQDAHEAIRPSYVHLSPDEIKASLSRDQYKLYNLIWRRFVSSRMMPAINIIKSVKIDSGNYRFTTALSTQLFDGFLKVYKEDEEKEDKQSISKLNDTSKLKKLEMLDEQHFTQHPPRYTEASLVKTLEENGVGRPSTYAPTIATVMARGYVSKENKQLFPSELGEIVNEMISSYFDGVIDVNFTASMEKQLDDVEVGAMEWKDVLRNFFPNFEKKVKIAEEEIEKIELKDEETDIICEKCGRNMVIKMGRYGKFLACPGFPDCRNAKPILEKVEDVLCHKCGGEILVKKTKKGRRYYGCEHNPECDFMTWNLPTTVKCDKCSAIMVDKGKKLMCSNDECKNVVSKE; encoded by the coding sequence ATGGCCAAGAACCTTGTCATTGTTGAATCGCCTGCAAAGGCTAAAACAATTAAAAATTTTTTAGGACCTAATTATAAAATAGAAGCTTCTATGGGTCATGTCCGTGATTTGCCAAAAAGCCAATTAGGTATTGATATTGAAAATGACTTTGAACCCAAATACATAACCATAAGAGGCAAAGGCGAATTGCTTGCCAAATTACGCAAAGAAGTCAAAAAAGCATCAAAAGTCTATCTTGCAACTGACCCTGACCGAGAGGGAGAAGCCATATCTTGGCATTTACTCCATTCCCTGAAGCTTGAAGATAAGAGTACCTTTAGAATCACCTTTAATGAAATTACAAAAAATGCCGTCAAAGATTCTATAAAAAATGCAAGAGAAATTGATATGAATCTTGTGGATGCACAGCAAGCAAGAAGATTACTGGACCGGGTTGTGGGTTATAAAATGAGTCCGGTCTTATGGAAAAAAGTAAGAAAAGGTCTGAGTGCAGGGCGGGTACAATCCATCACTCTAAAATTGATATGTGATAGAGAACATGAGATTAACGATTTTATACCGGAAGAGTACTGGAGTCTGGATGCTAAGCTAGAGATAAAAGAAACTAAGGATATCTTCACGGCTAAGTTTTATGGAACCTTAGATGAAAAAATAGAGTTAAAAAATCAAAAACAAGTTCAAGATATTTTGGAAGAGCTTAAAGGTAAAACATTTAAGATTTCTCAGATTCAAGAAAAAGAAAGAAAAAAGAAAACTGTATTGCCGTTTACGACAAGTACCCTGCAACAGGAAGCATCAAAAAAATTGAATTTTACAGCGATTAAGACCATGAGAATTGCACAGCAGTTATATGAAGGTATTGAAGTCAAAGACGAAGGCACCATAGGTTTGATCACGTATTTGAGAACGGATTCTACAAGAATCTCGGATGAAGCGCATAACAATGTTATTGAATATATCACGAATAACTATGGTGAGGCATATGCCAATAAGACGCATAGTCAAGAGAAGAAGGAAGGTGTCCAAGATGCACATGAGGCCATTAGACCTTCCTATGTTCATCTTAGCCCGGATGAGATAAAAGCATCTTTAAGTCGTGATCAGTACAAGTTGTATAACCTTATCTGGAGACGATTTGTATCCAGTAGAATGATGCCGGCAATCAACATTATAAAATCCGTAAAAATTGACTCCGGTAATTATAGATTTACGACGGCTTTATCCACCCAATTATTTGATGGGTTCTTAAAAGTATATAAAGAAGATGAAGAAAAAGAAGACAAGCAGTCCATATCCAAACTTAATGACACCTCCAAATTAAAAAAATTAGAGATGTTGGATGAACAACACTTCACCCAACATCCACCTAGATATACAGAAGCAAGTCTCGTTAAGACTTTAGAGGAAAATGGTGTTGGTAGACCCAGTACATATGCGCCGACGATAGCTACAGTCATGGCAAGAGGTTATGTATCAAAAGAGAACAAACAACTTTTCCCATCAGAACTGGGTGAGATTGTTAATGAGATGATCAGCAGTTACTTTGATGGTGTTATTGATGTAAACTTTACAGCCAGTATGGAAAAGCAACTGGATGATGTAGAAGTTGGGGCAATGGAATGGAAAGATGTACTTAGAAACTTTTTCCCTAATTTTGAGAAAAAGGTAAAAATTGCAGAAGAAGAAATAGAAAAAATTGAACTAAAAGATGAAGAAACAGATATCATATGTGAAAAATGTGGACGTAATATGGTTATCAAAATGGGCAGATATGGTAAATTTCTTGCGTGCCCCGGTTTTCCTGATTGTAGAAATGCCAAACCGATTTTAGAAAAAGTAGAAGATGTTCTGTGTCACAAATGTGGTGGCGAAATCTTGGTGAAAAAAACCAAAAAAGGTCGACGTTACTATGGCTGTGAACATAATCCTGAATGTGATTTTATGACATGGAATCTTCCGACGACCGTTAAATGTGACAAATGTAGCGCGATAATGGTTGATAAAGGCAAAAAATTGATGTGTAGCAATGATGAATGTAAGAATGTTGTGTCAAAAGAATAA
- the dprA gene encoding DNA-processing protein DprA, which translates to MSHRKYWLWITRLPGIGYKKLKILLNTFKTPYTLYYAKAEAIALCMQHPVFDKKDLKTILDARDLKSLIAYEKRLEALNIQYVTIRDEAYPTQLFSLFDPPYVLYYRGKLIEHPLSIGMVGSRNCTPYGRKVAEYYAEQLAINKVNIISGMARGIDSYSHIGAMRGNGFTTAILGCGINICYPKENETLMTNIIKNGCVISEYGLDVVPRPGLFPMRNRLISALSDGILLVEAREKSGSLITVDFALEYGKDIFAIPGDVLGGTNRGSNNIVRMGGKPVFSIEDILEEYSIFSTNKHTIIDEIEKTLEEKEKMVYSCISLAPVFIDEIARQIEMSMNELQFILTKLEIKGAVIQLPNKYYIRDHPRGSKVNAVISEGI; encoded by the coding sequence ATGAGTCATAGAAAATATTGGTTATGGATAACAAGATTACCAGGAATTGGCTATAAAAAATTAAAGATTCTTCTAAATACATTCAAAACACCTTATACACTTTATTATGCCAAAGCAGAAGCCATTGCTCTTTGTATGCAGCATCCTGTATTTGATAAGAAAGACTTAAAAACTATATTAGATGCACGGGACCTTAAGTCTTTGATTGCCTATGAGAAACGTTTAGAAGCCTTGAACATTCAATATGTGACCATAAGGGATGAGGCGTATCCAACACAACTTTTTAGTCTTTTTGATCCGCCTTATGTTCTATATTACCGAGGTAAACTTATTGAACATCCATTATCCATCGGTATGGTCGGGTCTAGAAACTGTACCCCTTATGGTAGGAAGGTGGCAGAGTATTATGCTGAGCAACTGGCCATCAATAAAGTGAATATTATTAGTGGTATGGCTAGGGGTATTGACAGTTATAGTCATATAGGGGCAATGAGGGGTAACGGATTTACGACGGCCATATTAGGGTGTGGTATTAACATTTGTTACCCTAAAGAGAATGAGACGCTAATGACAAACATTATAAAAAACGGATGTGTGATATCAGAATATGGACTTGATGTTGTTCCAAGGCCTGGTTTATTTCCCATGCGCAATCGTTTGATTAGCGCTTTAAGTGATGGTATTCTCTTAGTTGAAGCCCGTGAGAAAAGCGGCTCCCTAATAACCGTTGATTTTGCATTGGAATATGGAAAAGATATTTTTGCCATACCTGGTGATGTATTAGGCGGAACCAATAGAGGATCCAATAATATTGTTAGAATGGGTGGTAAACCGGTATTTTCAATAGAGGATATACTTGAAGAATATTCAATTTTTTCGACAAATAAACACACAATTATTGACGAAATTGAAAAAACACTTGAAGAAAAGGAAAAAATGGTATATTCTTGTATAAGTCTTGCCCCGGTATTTATTGACGAGATTGCAAGACAAATTGAGATGTCCATGAACGAGTTACAATTTATACTTACCAAACTTGAGATAAAAGGCGCTGTTATACAGTTGCCAAACAAATACTATATACGAGATCATCCAAGAGGCAGTAAAGTAAACGCAGTCATAAGTGAAGGCATCTAG
- a CDS encoding YifB family Mg chelatase-like AAA ATPase: MYNHVLSAALQGVEGHVVQVEVDISNGFPRFDIVGMPDSAVKESVDRVRTALKNSGFDFPTERITINLAPAELRKEGAGYDLSIALGILTCKQNELLEACKGVLILGELSLSGDVKPVSGVLPMVHSAYKSGITHCMVPSANKKEAGVISGMNVIGVNDLKQAVAHLLGVHIIKPTSVDVNALFCKDKTAYHYNFSDVKGQENVRRALEVSAAGMHNVIMIGPPGAGKTMMAKRLPSILPGLSFEESIDITKIYSVSGKIKEGESLIVKRPFRSPHHTISNAALIGGGALPKPGEISLAHQGVLFLDELPEFQKNVIEVLRQPIEEGEVTISRVNRTVDFPAKFMMVCSMNPCPCGYYPDVEKCSCTPLQIKRYLNKISGPLLDRIDLHVEASTIDFEALSNHDLSESSEVIMERVLRSQHIQEERHKHLSVIYNAHLSASDIDKICNLDQESKKMVKFAFEKMGLSARAYHRILKVARTIADLEASDIIRENHVAEAIQYRTLDRKYWNR; this comes from the coding sequence ATGTACAACCATGTATTAAGTGCTGCATTACAAGGAGTGGAAGGTCATGTGGTTCAAGTAGAAGTAGATATATCCAATGGCTTTCCGAGATTTGATATTGTGGGTATGCCTGATTCTGCGGTCAAAGAATCCGTAGATCGTGTTCGAACAGCCCTAAAAAATTCTGGATTTGATTTTCCGACAGAGCGAATCACCATTAATTTAGCGCCGGCAGAGTTAAGAAAAGAAGGGGCAGGCTACGACCTCTCCATAGCCCTTGGCATATTAACCTGTAAACAGAATGAACTATTAGAAGCTTGTAAAGGTGTACTTATATTAGGAGAATTATCATTAAGTGGTGACGTCAAACCGGTAAGTGGCGTTTTACCCATGGTACATTCAGCTTATAAATCAGGCATTACTCATTGTATGGTGCCAAGTGCCAACAAAAAAGAAGCTGGCGTCATTTCAGGGATGAACGTTATAGGGGTCAATGATTTAAAACAAGCAGTTGCGCATTTGTTGGGGGTTCACATCATTAAACCTACCTCTGTGGATGTTAATGCCTTGTTTTGCAAAGACAAGACAGCTTATCATTATAATTTTTCAGATGTCAAAGGCCAGGAAAATGTAAGAAGAGCCTTAGAAGTATCGGCTGCCGGTATGCACAACGTCATAATGATCGGTCCACCTGGGGCCGGCAAGACCATGATGGCAAAAAGACTGCCCTCTATATTGCCGGGTCTAAGCTTTGAAGAAAGCATTGATATTACCAAAATCTATAGTGTATCCGGGAAAATCAAAGAAGGAGAGTCCTTAATTGTCAAACGTCCTTTCAGATCACCTCATCATACGATATCTAATGCAGCACTGATTGGTGGCGGTGCCTTGCCAAAACCGGGGGAAATATCATTGGCGCACCAAGGTGTCCTTTTTCTTGATGAATTACCGGAATTTCAGAAAAATGTAATTGAAGTCCTTAGACAGCCTATTGAAGAAGGTGAAGTGACGATATCAAGGGTTAATAGAACTGTAGATTTTCCGGCGAAATTCATGATGGTTTGCTCTATGAACCCATGTCCATGTGGCTATTATCCGGATGTTGAAAAGTGCAGCTGTACGCCTTTACAGATTAAGAGGTATCTAAATAAAATAAGCGGTCCCTTATTAGATCGTATTGATTTACACGTGGAGGCCTCTACAATTGATTTTGAGGCATTAAGCAACCATGACCTATCTGAGAGTTCAGAAGTTATCATGGAAAGGGTTTTAAGGTCTCAGCACATCCAAGAAGAACGTCATAAACATCTAAGCGTTATATATAATGCCCATTTAAGTGCATCTGATATCGATAAAATATGTAATCTGGATCAGGAAAGTAAGAAAATGGTTAAGTTTGCCTTTGAGAAAATGGGTTTAAGTGCCCGTGCTTACCATAGAATTCTTAAAGTAGCAAGAACCATAGCTGATCTTGAAGCATCAGATATCATAAGAGAAAACCATGTAGCAGAAGCCATACAATACAGAACTTTAGATAGAAAATATTGGAATAGGTAG
- a CDS encoding bifunctional diguanylate cyclase/phosphodiesterase encodes MFNSKKKLSTLIRFPILLAVFIILTLSFVIDLKGKQVEMHQDLEDEAYLLLDMSSAAMAQALWTYNDESIDKIGTVFLESQTVAKVQIMDDNDNLVYEMEKSEEPYDVKYHDMTYKNDIFYDSIYVGQIYLTTTAFFLRDVLYKELGSYIVKMIFINIAIFIAIIFVSSKITSAIDRIAEGITAFSEGDESYRIEVQGNHDLERLSNRLNSMFDTIINTRQTLLTNIRLLKNKEENLRIAQDRYKHAVEGSNDVIWDWNIIEDVFYISNRGLQIVGLKKDAKINQEIWLEYVHSEDQAQYMYFIESFKDMENNYKELQYRVVAGDGEIKWLFARGKSILDQSGRAIRVSGFITEITERIKAEESFDKLTYYDMLTGLPNRVMLFQRLSKIFSDGRRLESALVHIDLDDFKTINDTKGHKIGDEIIQSLASKLNEEIHCDVIARVGGDEFAIIVSDCDLMQAGEIAEQVQAIINTPIKIKENVFNLTASIGIAIYPYDGQDLDTLFMNADNATYKAKELGKNRYEFYEKSMNEKMVLKHKMEDDIRRGLAEGEFILHYQPQLDYKSKKIIAVEALVRWNHCKKGLLSPMTFIGFAEDNGLITPLGEHILKVACTQSVYWESIGIKGIIMAVNISSKQFSNRNLVQNVQRIINETGMDPKRLKLEITESVAMESLETTMGIMTQLKEIGVSFSLDDFGTGYSSLSYLKALPIDQLKIDQHFIKNVTIKNYEQVMVGAIIDIAHSMGLKVVAEGIETSQQSKLLESMSCDIAQGYLFGKPMGAEAFVNLVYQSVEN; translated from the coding sequence GTGTTTAATAGTAAAAAGAAACTAAGTACTTTAATAAGATTTCCAATCTTGCTAGCAGTTTTTATCATCCTTACATTGAGCTTTGTCATTGATTTGAAGGGTAAACAGGTGGAAATGCATCAGGATTTGGAGGATGAAGCATATTTATTATTGGATATGTCTTCAGCTGCCATGGCGCAAGCACTTTGGACATATAATGATGAGAGTATTGACAAAATTGGTACAGTTTTTCTTGAATCTCAAACAGTTGCAAAGGTTCAAATAATGGACGATAATGATAACCTTGTTTATGAAATGGAGAAATCAGAAGAGCCTTATGATGTCAAATATCATGACATGACGTATAAGAATGATATATTCTATGATAGTATCTATGTAGGTCAAATTTATTTAACAACAACGGCCTTTTTTTTGAGAGATGTACTGTATAAGGAATTAGGGTCTTACATTGTTAAGATGATTTTTATAAACATAGCGATTTTTATTGCCATTATATTTGTGTCATCCAAAATCACATCGGCTATTGATAGAATTGCAGAAGGCATAACTGCTTTTTCAGAAGGTGATGAAAGTTATCGTATTGAGGTTCAGGGAAATCATGATCTTGAAAGACTTAGTAATCGATTGAACAGCATGTTTGATACAATTATAAATACAAGACAGACATTACTCACCAATATTAGACTTCTAAAAAATAAAGAAGAAAATTTGCGCATTGCCCAAGACAGATATAAACATGCAGTTGAAGGTTCTAATGATGTCATATGGGACTGGAATATAATCGAGGATGTTTTTTATATTTCTAATAGAGGTCTTCAGATTGTAGGACTAAAGAAAGATGCAAAAATCAATCAAGAAATATGGTTAGAATATGTCCATAGTGAAGATCAAGCCCAATATATGTATTTTATTGAGAGCTTCAAAGACATGGAAAATAATTATAAGGAACTACAGTATAGAGTTGTGGCCGGGGATGGTGAAATCAAGTGGCTTTTTGCCCGTGGCAAAAGCATATTGGATCAAAGTGGAAGAGCCATAAGGGTATCTGGTTTTATTACAGAAATCACAGAACGTATCAAGGCTGAAGAATCATTTGACAAATTAACATATTATGATATGCTAACAGGCTTACCCAATAGAGTTATGCTATTTCAACGATTGAGCAAGATTTTTTCAGATGGAAGAAGACTTGAGAGTGCCTTGGTACATATTGATTTAGATGACTTCAAAACTATTAATGATACAAAAGGTCATAAAATAGGAGATGAAATCATTCAGAGCTTGGCAAGTAAGCTAAATGAAGAAATACATTGTGATGTTATAGCAAGGGTCGGTGGTGATGAATTTGCCATAATAGTAAGTGATTGTGACCTCATGCAAGCAGGAGAAATTGCAGAACAAGTTCAGGCAATTATAAATACCCCTATCAAGATTAAAGAAAATGTATTTAATCTTACTGCAAGTATTGGCATAGCAATCTATCCCTATGACGGACAAGACCTTGATACTCTTTTCATGAATGCGGATAATGCTACTTACAAAGCCAAGGAATTAGGTAAAAACCGTTATGAATTCTATGAGAAAAGTATGAATGAAAAGATGGTTTTAAAGCACAAAATGGAAGATGATATTCGCAGAGGTCTAGCTGAAGGAGAATTCATATTACACTATCAACCTCAATTGGATTACAAGAGCAAAAAAATAATAGCCGTTGAAGCACTTGTGCGATGGAATCATTGCAAAAAAGGCCTATTATCGCCGATGACATTTATTGGATTTGCAGAAGACAACGGATTAATTACACCTTTAGGAGAACACATATTAAAAGTAGCCTGTACTCAAAGTGTCTATTGGGAATCTATTGGTATCAAAGGGATTATAATGGCTGTGAATATATCATCTAAGCAGTTTTCAAATCGGAATTTGGTACAAAATGTGCAACGAATAATAAATGAGACAGGTATGGATCCAAAAAGATTAAAGTTGGAAATTACGGAAAGCGTTGCGATGGAAAGTTTAGAAACAACCATGGGCATCATGACCCAATTGAAAGAAATAGGCGTAAGTTTCTCTTTGGATGACTTTGGAACAGGCTATTCCTCACTTAGTTATTTAAAAGCACTACCAATAGACCAATTAAAAATCGATCAACATTTTATAAAAAATGTTACTATAAAAAATTATGAACAGGTAATGGTGGGTGCCATCATTGACATCGCCCATAGTATGGGATTAAAAGTTGTTGCTGAGGGGATAGAAACAAGCCAACAAAGTAAGTTACTTGAAAGCATGTCCTGTGATATTGCCCAAGGCTATTTATTTGGTAAGCCGATGGGCGCAGAAGCATTTGTGAATCTGGTGTATCAATCAGTAGAAAATTAA
- a CDS encoding substrate-binding periplasmic protein — translation MFLVACESDIPQDVQMESIQTNEAIEPGKVLIVTGEYLPYTSSDKNNPGFLDATVIEVLNRSGIDYEVRYYPWERCREMLRNGEAWASYPYGFSEDNLNDFNFSVPIFSSQHLYYYRENQDIFKDSSKIFEDLQDFKGLTFGGTNGYWYGSPSDIKAMGINVEWADDTEALVKMLYARRIDFFIEDKYVAEHIIQRLYKDDQKVFQTLNVSARNHDYYMILSKTYPDTDQLKKSFNEAYKSIFYDGTYQRIMADHNIF, via the coding sequence ATGTTTCTTGTAGCGTGTGAAAGTGATATACCACAAGATGTTCAAATGGAATCAATCCAAACAAACGAAGCGATTGAACCAGGTAAAGTACTGATAGTGACGGGTGAATATTTGCCATACACATCATCTGATAAGAATAATCCTGGATTTCTAGATGCGACGGTTATAGAAGTCCTTAACCGCAGTGGTATAGATTATGAAGTGCGATATTACCCATGGGAACGGTGTAGAGAAATGCTGAGAAATGGTGAGGCGTGGGCATCCTATCCTTATGGATTTTCTGAAGATAATTTAAATGATTTTAATTTTTCGGTTCCCATATTTAGTAGCCAGCATTTATATTACTATAGAGAAAATCAAGACATCTTTAAAGATTCAAGTAAGATATTTGAAGATTTGCAAGATTTCAAAGGGTTGACATTTGGAGGCACGAACGGTTATTGGTATGGCAGCCCATCAGACATTAAGGCAATGGGCATAAATGTTGAATGGGCAGACGATACAGAAGCACTAGTAAAAATGCTTTATGCAAGACGCATTGATTTTTTTATCGAAGATAAATATGTAGCAGAACACATCATTCAAAGGTTATACAAAGATGATCAAAAAGTTTTTCAAACCCTTAATGTAAGCGCTAGGAATCATGACTATTATATGATTTTATCCAAAACATATCCGGATACAGATCAGTTAAAAAAGTCTTTCAATGAAGCGTATAAATCCATCTTTTATGATGGTACCTATCAACGAATCATGGCTGACCATAACATATTTTGA
- the nrdR gene encoding transcriptional regulator NrdR, which translates to MKCPYCGTESIKVIDSRPSEENNAIRRRRQCENCEKRFTTYETVESMPLIIVKKDNSREPYSRDKLMSGLVRSCHKRPVAMKSIDALVDDIENQLYNAMKKEVDSSQIGEIAMEGLKSLDEVAYVRFASIYREFRDINTFMDELKKILKEK; encoded by the coding sequence ATGAAATGTCCTTATTGTGGAACTGAAAGTATCAAAGTAATAGATTCAAGGCCATCGGAAGAGAACAACGCCATTAGGCGAAGAAGGCAATGTGAGAATTGTGAGAAAAGGTTTACAACTTATGAAACAGTAGAAAGTATGCCGCTGATCATTGTTAAGAAAGATAACTCTAGAGAGCCATACTCTAGAGATAAACTCATGTCCGGGTTGGTGAGATCCTGTCACAAACGACCGGTAGCGATGAAGAGCATCGATGCTCTGGTGGATGATATCGAAAATCAACTCTACAATGCTATGAAAAAGGAAGTTGATTCCAGTCAGATTGGTGAAATAGCCATGGAAGGTCTCAAATCCTTAGATGAAGTCGCCTATGTGAGATTTGCCTCAATATATAGAGAGTTTAGAGACATCAATACCTTTATGGACGAACTGAAAAAAATTCTCAAAGAAAAATAA